A window from Mogibacterium neglectum encodes these proteins:
- a CDS encoding phage tail protein, with the protein MATELGKAYVQVIPSAKGIGGMLKKSMGGDMDSAGTSLGKGLGSKIKAAIIAAGIGKVLKTAIFEGAKLEQSLGGVETLFKGSAGRVKKYAAEAYRTAGMSGNEYMENVTSFSAAMISSLGGNTKKAAKLSNQAITDMSDNANKMGTDLSMVTQTYQSLARGQYQMLDNLKLGYGGTKGEMQRLLNDAEKLTGKKYDISSFSDVTQAIHAIQTQMGITGTTAKEAASTISGSFNMMKASAKDFLGNLTLGRDVSKSMENLVTSTGTFLSNLLPALGNIAKGLVNVIGTTFPQMFSKIGNSLGASMPGLISKGLTMVTQFTASLRKNAGKFVSAGMEMLLKLAQGWANSMPVMIQKIPQIITNIAGLINDNAPKIMITGGKIIITLVKGLINAIPTLIANIPQILRAMWNAFTAFNWMSLGSTMISGIAGALRSGIGSLFSAAQSLCVTIVNAFINLPTVLFNAGATAIVHLIQGFRSAWGVITSIGGRIVVAVISGLVSLASRMWSSAKSAASRMLSAFRAVSWGSVGTHIISGIIRGIAGAAGKLFSSMKNLASKALSAAKKVLGINSPSRVFAAEVGRWIPAGIAVGVTKNSGILSSVMDDTAKSMTASFNPNLVRNAQISWSGATQNNAANQTGNVVQNINIYQPVKTPGETAEAIKNTAKYAFAGDYI; encoded by the coding sequence ATGGCAACAGAATTAGGAAAAGCATATGTGCAGGTTATCCCATCCGCAAAAGGAATTGGAGGAATGCTTAAAAAGTCGATGGGCGGCGATATGGATAGTGCTGGCACATCGCTTGGAAAAGGATTAGGAAGCAAGATAAAAGCAGCGATAATTGCCGCTGGAATTGGAAAAGTATTAAAAACTGCGATATTCGAGGGAGCGAAACTAGAACAGTCGCTAGGCGGTGTAGAAACACTATTTAAAGGGTCTGCTGGCCGAGTGAAGAAGTATGCGGCAGAAGCATATAGAACTGCTGGGATGTCAGGAAATGAATACATGGAAAATGTTACATCGTTTTCTGCAGCTATGATTAGCTCCTTGGGAGGAAATACCAAGAAAGCTGCCAAACTATCAAACCAGGCAATTACAGATATGTCTGACAATGCGAATAAAATGGGAACCGATCTCAGTATGGTTACTCAGACATATCAGTCATTGGCGCGTGGACAGTACCAGATGCTTGATAATCTTAAATTAGGTTATGGCGGTACTAAAGGTGAGATGCAGAGGCTCTTAAATGATGCCGAAAAGCTCACCGGTAAGAAGTACGATATCAGCAGTTTCTCAGATGTAACTCAAGCTATTCATGCTATTCAAACGCAGATGGGAATAACTGGAACAACAGCTAAAGAAGCGGCAAGCACCATATCCGGTTCGTTCAACATGATGAAAGCTTCTGCAAAAGACTTCTTAGGCAACTTAACGTTAGGAAGGGATGTAAGCAAGTCAATGGAGAACCTTGTTACATCAACCGGCACATTCCTCAGTAATCTATTGCCAGCATTAGGGAATATCGCGAAGGGACTTGTAAATGTAATTGGCACTACATTTCCGCAGATGTTCAGTAAGATAGGTAATAGCCTTGGGGCAAGCATGCCAGGACTTATATCAAAGGGATTAACTATGGTTACCCAATTCACAGCAAGCTTAAGAAAAAATGCCGGAAAGTTTGTTAGCGCTGGTATGGAAATGCTCTTGAAACTAGCACAGGGATGGGCAAATTCTATGCCTGTGATGATACAAAAAATCCCACAGATAATAACCAATATTGCGGGCCTTATAAATGATAATGCTCCGAAGATAATGATAACTGGTGGGAAAATTATCATTACGTTAGTCAAGGGGTTAATTAATGCAATCCCTACATTGATAGCAAATATACCTCAAATATTGAGGGCAATGTGGAATGCATTTACAGCATTCAATTGGATGAGTCTAGGCTCAACTATGATAAGTGGCATAGCAGGAGCATTAAGAAGTGGAATTGGCTCACTGTTTAGTGCAGCACAAAGTTTATGTGTAACAATAGTTAACGCATTTATCAACTTACCTACAGTGCTATTTAATGCAGGTGCAACAGCAATTGTACACTTGATTCAAGGGTTTAGATCCGCTTGGGGAGTAATTACTAGTATTGGCGGTCGTATTGTTGTTGCTGTAATATCGGGACTTGTAAGTCTTGCAAGTCGTATGTGGAGTAGTGCAAAGAGTGCTGCGTCAAGAATGCTTAGCGCATTTAGAGCCGTAAGCTGGGGAAGCGTTGGCACACACATCATATCTGGAATAATAAGAGGTATTGCTGGCGCAGCTGGTAAATTATTTTCCTCGATGAAGAATCTTGCCTCGAAGGCGCTTTCAGCAGCTAAAAAGGTGCTGGGGATTAATTCTCCATCAAGAGTATTTGCTGCAGAGGTTGGAAGATGGATTCCTGCAGGTATAGCTGTTGGAGTAACCAAAAATTCAGGAATATTAAGTAGTGTTATGGATGATACTGCAAAGAGTATGACAGCTTCATTTAATCCAAATCTTGTACGTAATGCGCAGATTAGCTGGAGCGGAGCAACACAGAATAATGCTGCAAATCAAACAGGAAATGTTGTGCAGAACATCAACATTTACCAGCCTGTAAAGACTCCTGGAGAGACGGCAGAAGCTATAAAGAATACAGCTAAGTATGCATTTGCGGGGGATTATATATAA
- a CDS encoding phage holin: protein MRINWKVRFKNKAWVLTFLLGLIAMFYQTVKVYEVAKQGLPPQEFMIETAKMLVTWLVQIGVIVDPTTKGTSDSKMAMTYIKPRDEIGGEHTPGFTAISQEEHDPSDAPTDKEV from the coding sequence ATGAGAATAAATTGGAAAGTTAGATTTAAAAACAAAGCATGGGTACTAACTTTTTTACTAGGACTTATTGCAATGTTTTACCAGACAGTAAAAGTGTATGAAGTAGCTAAACAAGGGCTACCTCCACAAGAGTTCATGATTGAAACAGCCAAAATGCTCGTTACATGGCTAGTACAGATAGGAGTTATCGTTGATCCTACAACAAAAGGCACAAGCGATTCTAAAATGGCCATGACTTACATAAAGCCTAGAGACGAGATTGGCGGAGAACATACACCAGGATTTACAGCAATATCACAAGAGGAACATGATCCATCAGATGCACCAACAGATAAGGAGGTGTAA
- a CDS encoding Gp37-like protein: MINFYDKAMNPLEPIEFIEITWNRKWNEAGDFTIYTTASEWNDKIKYVNIDGRPETGIVKKTVIEEKIEGTFVTVKGYFLEKLLDLVQAREDSNAFAKAADHTEWEFWVSLEIDAHVLANNVIGVTHQPRPSFLGGIHPADGSPWPDEVDLSIKQGDNIGEALRNYLLLHNMSPIIEIRKWPLASELDKWLMNPDEPHFTYLIGPKVGRDLSDKIIFGKGYENVSRVEYQYDDSDAFPYYQIIQTMETTGFSNEAIITDEGGNSRGRITEFYIDENNRPIDVDYYPKKVIEGNVSGIELKPANEAQIREQMRQQAKVDMLNHYRQETIVADIIQNNIYYLHDYDIGDLCSISFDEIEQTFKARIVEVNETYSKNRLELKITFGTPRKAKYIPVSI, encoded by the coding sequence ATGATCAACTTTTATGACAAAGCTATGAATCCACTGGAGCCAATTGAGTTTATCGAAATCACATGGAATAGAAAGTGGAATGAAGCTGGGGATTTTACGATATACACCACTGCAAGTGAATGGAATGACAAAATCAAATATGTAAATATAGATGGTCGTCCAGAAACCGGCATTGTGAAAAAGACTGTTATTGAAGAAAAAATCGAGGGAACATTTGTTACAGTAAAAGGGTATTTTCTAGAAAAACTGCTAGACCTTGTACAAGCAAGAGAAGATAGTAACGCATTTGCAAAAGCAGCAGATCACACAGAGTGGGAATTCTGGGTAAGCCTTGAAATAGATGCACACGTTCTAGCCAACAATGTAATTGGGGTAACGCATCAACCTAGACCATCGTTTCTTGGAGGTATTCACCCGGCAGATGGAAGTCCTTGGCCAGATGAAGTCGACTTATCTATAAAGCAAGGTGACAACATAGGGGAAGCTCTACGCAATTACTTATTGCTACACAACATGTCTCCGATAATTGAAATCAGGAAGTGGCCACTCGCATCTGAACTAGACAAGTGGCTAATGAATCCAGATGAGCCACACTTCACTTATCTTATTGGACCAAAAGTAGGTAGAGATTTAAGCGATAAAATTATTTTTGGTAAAGGATATGAAAACGTATCCAGAGTTGAATATCAATATGATGATAGCGATGCTTTCCCATATTATCAAATCATTCAAACTATGGAGACAACCGGATTCTCAAATGAAGCAATAATCACAGATGAAGGTGGCAATAGCAGAGGTAGAATTACAGAATTCTACATTGACGAGAACAACAGACCGATAGATGTAGATTATTACCCAAAAAAAGTAATTGAGGGTAATGTATCTGGAATCGAACTTAAGCCTGCGAACGAAGCACAGATAAGAGAGCAAATGCGACAGCAAGCTAAGGTTGATATGCTTAATCATTATAGACAAGAAACAATAGTGGCAGATATCATCCAGAACAATATTTATTATCTACATGATTATGATATCGGTGATTTATGCAGCATCTCATTTGATGAGATTGAGCAGACCTTCAAAGCTCGAATTGTAGAAGTAAATGAAACGTATAGCAAAAACAGACTGGAGTTAAAAATCACATTTGGCACGCCTAGAAAAGCCAAGTATATTCCAGTCAGCATATAG
- a CDS encoding capsid assembly scaffolding protein Gp46 family protein: MSDFTPITTQDEFDTAIKERLNRAEQKFAQQYSDYDEIKSKNATLEETIATQTKQIEEFTEKQSGHEKELAELHNRISVYEKNDMKIRVAHEAGIPYELAGKLSGDDEEALRKDAETFKSFLSKPKTPPLKDTEPSGGDMKKAALKSMLGNLRKE; the protein is encoded by the coding sequence ATGAGTGATTTTACACCAATCACAACACAAGATGAGTTCGATACAGCAATCAAAGAGAGATTGAATCGAGCGGAACAGAAGTTTGCTCAGCAGTATAGTGATTATGATGAAATTAAATCAAAGAACGCTACTCTTGAGGAAACTATCGCAACCCAGACAAAGCAGATTGAAGAATTTACTGAAAAGCAGTCCGGACATGAAAAGGAACTTGCAGAGTTGCACAATCGAATCAGCGTTTATGAAAAAAACGATATGAAGATTAGAGTTGCGCACGAGGCAGGTATCCCATATGAGCTTGCAGGTAAATTGTCAGGTGATGATGAAGAGGCTTTGAGGAAGGATGCAGAAACTTTTAAATCATTTTTAAGCAAGCCAAAAACACCGCCATTGAAGGACACAGAGCCCTCAGGCGGTGATATGAAAAAGGCCGCACTAAAATCAATGCTAGGTAATTTAAGAAAGGAATAA
- a CDS encoding phage Gp19/Gp15/Gp42 family protein: MSNYATLEDINKMWRNLLPKEQERAEALLPIVCDTLRHEASLTGKDLDKMIEASPILGSIAKSVTVDVITRMLLSSTTNEPMTQFSQSAMGYTTSGTYLVPGGGLFIKDAELSRLGLKRQRLGVIDIYGD, from the coding sequence ATGAGCAACTACGCAACTCTTGAAGATATCAACAAGATGTGGCGAAATTTGTTACCGAAAGAGCAGGAGCGTGCAGAAGCGCTCCTGCCTATTGTTTGTGACACGCTTAGGCATGAGGCAAGCTTAACTGGAAAAGATTTGGACAAGATGATTGAAGCATCACCAATTCTAGGGAGCATTGCCAAGTCGGTGACAGTAGACGTAATTACAAGAATGCTACTATCATCTACAACTAATGAACCGATGACACAATTCTCTCAATCGGCGATGGGATACACAACATCCGGGACGTACTTAGTCCCTGGCGGAGGACTATTCATCAAAGATGCAGAACTATCCAGGCTAGGGCTAAAAAGGCAGAGATTAGGAGTGATTGACATATATGGAGATTAA
- a CDS encoding phage tail protein: MATNVNAAYVTAGKPKVGGAIWRAPVGTPIPSDAKTALNAAFKSLGYISDDGVKNENKLDTDDVKAWGGNTVASLLKEKTDKFEVTLIEALNVEVLKTAFGSKNVTGTLDDKVVIKSNSSETEDAIYVIETVLKGGYIKRIVVPAGTISEVGEVEYKDDAVIGYELTITAKPDGSENTHYEYIEKA; encoded by the coding sequence ATGGCAACAAATGTAAATGCAGCATATGTTACTGCGGGAAAGCCAAAAGTAGGTGGAGCTATCTGGAGAGCGCCAGTAGGAACACCGATTCCAAGTGATGCAAAAACAGCACTTAATGCAGCGTTTAAGTCACTTGGATATATTAGTGATGATGGTGTTAAAAACGAGAACAAGCTAGATACAGATGATGTTAAGGCTTGGGGCGGAAACACCGTAGCATCTCTGCTCAAGGAGAAGACAGATAAGTTTGAAGTAACGCTCATTGAGGCACTTAATGTAGAAGTATTGAAAACTGCATTTGGTAGCAAGAATGTAACAGGAACATTAGATGATAAGGTAGTGATTAAATCAAACTCATCTGAAACAGAAGATGCAATCTATGTTATTGAAACGGTACTTAAGGGAGGCTATATCAAGCGCATTGTAGTACCTGCTGGAACGATTTCTGAAGTAGGTGAAGTTGAGTACAAGGACGATGCAGTAATAGGATATGAACTAACTATCACTGCAAAGCCAGATGGCTCTGAAAATACGCATTACGAATATATCGAGAAGGCATAA
- a CDS encoding terminase small subunit codes for MTNEEKKKEAKRRYSDGYSISEIAVELEINENTLRSWKRRGEWRASASKKVVQKKEQRKATTKTLKKMLKEDSENLMQNNFLTSKQKLFCAYYCNCFNATQAYQKAYGCSRKTAGTAGYNLLKKLEIQKVIEEIQQTKLASALAKDTHVNEAQRQSVQEIRGIDMQEKPARGSMGVGVMQNIPRPDKNGPHRGLFEKNKKRVYATQSVCAICGHTVDFSLKYPDPMSACIDHIIPIVKGGHPSDIDNLQLAHLTCNRQKSDKIVRSDQAAPQEQTELGNRVLPQSVDWRTF; via the coding sequence ATGACGAACGAAGAAAAAAAGAAAGAAGCTAAGAGAAGATATAGCGACGGTTATTCAATATCAGAAATAGCTGTAGAGCTAGAAATAAATGAGAACACTTTGAGGTCATGGAAGAGACGTGGCGAATGGAGAGCTAGCGCATCAAAGAAAGTTGTGCAGAAAAAAGAACAACGAAAGGCCACGACGAAGACCTTAAAGAAAATGCTAAAAGAAGATTCTGAAAATCTTATGCAAAATAATTTTCTTACATCTAAGCAAAAATTATTTTGCGCATATTACTGCAATTGTTTTAATGCTACACAAGCCTATCAAAAGGCATATGGATGTAGCCGTAAAACAGCAGGCACAGCCGGATACAATTTATTAAAAAAATTAGAGATTCAGAAAGTTATTGAGGAAATACAGCAAACAAAACTGGCATCTGCATTGGCAAAAGACACACATGTCAATGAAGCTCAACGCCAGTCAGTGCAAGAGATTAGAGGAATCGATATGCAAGAGAAACCCGCACGGGGCAGCATGGGAGTAGGGGTCATGCAAAATATACCCCGCCCTGATAAAAATGGCCCCCATAGGGGGTTGTTCGAGAAGAACAAGAAGAGGGTATATGCCACACAGTCGGTGTGTGCAATCTGTGGACACACGGTGGACTTCTCCCTTAAGTATCCAGATCCGATGTCAGCATGTATAGACCACATCATTCCGATTGTGAAAGGTGGACATCCAAGTGACATAGACAACTTGCAATTAGCTCACTTGACTTGCAACAGACAGAAGTCAGATAAGATTGTCAGAAGCGATCAAGCTGCACCACAAGAGCAGACAGAATTAGGTAACAGAGTTTTACCTCAAAGCGTGGACTGGAGAACTTTTTAA
- a CDS encoding phage portal protein has translation MAYRGIGYLRNKLSIKRGRVKTRYMYYAMKHNVPDFGISTPPKLRSMMSTLGWCGKAVDSIADRLVFREFADDTFDINGIYQANNSDVLFDSAILGALIASCSFIYISADEDGFPRLQVINGDDATGILDPVTNMLTEGYAVLKRDDSGIPQIEAYFTAESTIIYDKQAGAEVYDNPAPYPLLVPIIYRSDADRPFGRSRISRACMSILASASRTVKRSEISAEFFSFPQKWVTGLSPDTEILDKWSAAMSAMFAITSSSGRNESEPKFGQFTQQSMQPHNDQLKMFASLFAGETGLTMDDLGFVTDNPSSQEAIKASHETLRLYAKKAQRNFGTGFLNAGYLAACVRDDFAYKRRAVYKTTPKWEPVLEPDAAMLSSIGDGAIKINQAVPDYLDAEVLRDITGIASNK, from the coding sequence ATGGCATATAGAGGCATAGGATATTTAAGAAATAAATTATCAATCAAGAGAGGCAGAGTTAAGACAAGATACATGTACTATGCCATGAAGCATAATGTACCAGATTTTGGAATTTCGACTCCACCAAAGCTACGGAGTATGATGTCAACATTAGGCTGGTGTGGGAAAGCAGTAGATAGCATTGCTGATAGGCTTGTATTCAGAGAATTTGCTGATGATACCTTTGACATAAATGGCATTTATCAGGCGAATAACAGCGATGTGCTTTTTGATAGCGCAATTTTAGGGGCTTTGATAGCATCATGCTCTTTTATTTATATATCGGCAGATGAAGACGGATTCCCAAGGCTACAAGTAATTAATGGGGATGATGCAACTGGCATACTAGATCCAGTTACAAATATGCTCACAGAAGGTTATGCAGTGCTGAAGAGGGATGATAGCGGTATCCCTCAAATAGAAGCATATTTCACGGCAGAAAGCACAATCATTTATGACAAGCAAGCAGGCGCAGAAGTATATGATAATCCAGCACCGTATCCATTGCTCGTTCCGATAATCTATCGTTCTGATGCAGACAGACCGTTTGGAAGGTCGAGGATAAGCCGTGCGTGTATGTCTATACTTGCATCTGCATCAAGAACTGTTAAACGCTCGGAAATATCAGCAGAGTTTTTCAGCTTTCCGCAGAAGTGGGTAACTGGACTCAGTCCTGATACAGAAATACTGGATAAATGGAGTGCTGCAATGTCCGCAATGTTTGCGATAACAAGTTCATCTGGACGAAACGAAAGCGAACCAAAATTTGGGCAGTTTACACAGCAGTCAATGCAGCCGCATAATGACCAGCTCAAAATGTTTGCATCATTGTTTGCTGGTGAAACAGGTTTGACTATGGACGATCTCGGGTTTGTTACTGACAATCCGTCATCGCAAGAAGCTATTAAGGCATCCCACGAGACATTGAGACTATATGCGAAAAAGGCGCAGAGAAACTTTGGAACAGGTTTCTTGAATGCTGGATATCTAGCTGCATGTGTAAGAGATGATTTCGCATATAAGCGTAGAGCTGTGTATAAAACAACACCTAAGTGGGAGCCAGTGCTTGAACCAGATGCAGCAATGCTGAGTAGCATTGGAGATGGAGCAATAAAGATTAATCAAGCGGTACCTGATTATCTGGATGCGGAAGTGCTAAGAGACATAACAGGGATAGCAAGTAACAAGTAA
- a CDS encoding DUF5361 domain-containing protein encodes MVAPDTFLLASIFDIVNLLLWSRTEDGEKGRNRPTRISANMVSEFASEKINTHETLIFDSAEEFEAARERFRRDK; translated from the coding sequence GTGGTAGCTCCCGATACTTTTTTATTAGCATCGATATTTGACATTGTAAATCTGCTGTTGTGGTCTCGCACAGAGGACGGAGAAAAGGGAAGAAATCGTCCTACAAGAATATCAGCCAACATGGTGAGTGAATTTGCTAGTGAAAAGATAAATACTCACGAAACGCTTATATTTGACTCTGCAGAGGAGTTTGAGGCAGCAAGGGAAAGATTCAGGAGGGATAAGTAA
- a CDS encoding terminase TerL endonuclease subunit, translating to MPEVRIGRQIPTEFVTLPYYKTKGAEAIKLYNKTGRIAQEWQELLIYDILAQNEEKLWTHTKFGYSVPRRNGKNEVVAIRELWGLKNGEHIMHTAHRTSTTHAAWDRLLKLVTKVKLQIKSSYRAFGKEHIELENGGKIEFRTRTAKGGLGEGFDLLVIDEAQEYTDDQESALKYVVSDSNNPQTVYCGTPPTPVSSGTVFLKLRQNALGGKTVNTGWAEWSVDKKTDVRDKEAWYQTNPSLGTILTERKILDEVGNDDDDFNIQRLGLWLRYNQKSAISSNEWAELQVQAMPKLVGGLFLGVKYSKDGTNVAMSVASRTDDGRIFVECIDCRPTRAGNSWMIPFMMNPNVYDIVVDGANGQQLLEENMREMKLKAPLLPTVKEIIVANAAFEQGIFSKEICHAGQPSLAQTVSNSEKRAIGTNGGFGYKSLADNIEIALMDSTILAYWLCSETKIHEKQRISY from the coding sequence ATGCCAGAGGTACGAATTGGAAGGCAAATCCCTACCGAGTTCGTAACCCTGCCCTATTATAAAACAAAAGGGGCCGAAGCAATAAAGTTATACAACAAAACTGGTAGGATAGCGCAAGAGTGGCAAGAGCTACTCATATATGACATATTGGCACAGAATGAAGAAAAGCTATGGACTCATACAAAATTTGGATATTCGGTGCCAAGACGTAACGGAAAGAATGAGGTTGTGGCTATACGAGAACTGTGGGGGTTAAAAAATGGCGAACATATCATGCACACAGCCCATAGGACATCAACAACACATGCAGCTTGGGATAGATTACTAAAACTAGTTACAAAAGTAAAGCTGCAGATTAAATCATCTTACAGAGCGTTTGGAAAGGAACATATTGAACTAGAAAACGGTGGAAAAATTGAATTTAGAACCAGGACAGCGAAAGGTGGTCTGGGAGAAGGATTTGATTTACTTGTAATAGACGAGGCACAAGAATATACAGATGATCAGGAATCTGCATTAAAGTATGTTGTATCGGATAGTAACAATCCGCAAACAGTATATTGTGGAACACCACCAACACCAGTAAGTTCTGGAACAGTTTTCTTAAAACTAAGGCAAAATGCCTTAGGTGGTAAAACGGTAAACACTGGATGGGCGGAATGGTCCGTAGACAAGAAAACAGATGTAAGAGATAAAGAAGCATGGTATCAGACAAATCCGTCTTTAGGAACAATCCTTACAGAACGAAAGATACTCGATGAAGTTGGAAACGATGATGACGACTTCAATATACAGAGACTTGGGCTGTGGTTAAGATACAATCAAAAGTCGGCAATAAGCTCTAATGAGTGGGCGGAGCTTCAAGTACAGGCAATGCCTAAACTTGTTGGAGGCTTGTTCCTGGGAGTTAAGTACAGCAAAGATGGAACAAATGTTGCAATGTCTGTTGCATCTCGCACAGATGATGGACGAATATTTGTTGAATGTATAGACTGCAGACCAACAAGAGCAGGGAATAGCTGGATGATACCATTCATGATGAATCCAAATGTATATGACATAGTCGTAGACGGCGCTAATGGACAGCAATTGCTGGAAGAGAACATGAGGGAGATGAAGCTCAAAGCACCATTGCTGCCAACTGTAAAAGAGATAATAGTAGCGAATGCTGCATTTGAGCAAGGTATATTCAGTAAAGAAATATGTCATGCTGGCCAACCATCATTAGCACAAACGGTCAGCAACAGTGAAAAAAGAGCGATCGGCACCAATGGAGGGTTTGGGTATAAGTCATTAGCAGATAATATTGAAATTGCTTTAATGGATAGCACAATATTGGCATATTGGCTATGTTCAGAAACTAAAATACATGAAAAACAAAGAATTAGCTATTAA
- a CDS encoding phage distal tail protein yields the protein MRNKGYCVRAIRSDGLTFNYENDDWMMTSLEGAEFPQIEVFTEAKGIGDGDLITGRRKGSRTIEVATVPRNYDDGNYRELRRAALFFHNPAFTYDVEITYMGDVKIAKGCAIKGLTFPTERYRKNASLKVSYLSPYGELFAVGEEQSNLSSVTARWSVTRAYTSGKKMLYSTEDRSDSVLIEYEGTAKTNPVIKIIADGYVKDLVVKVGDATCVAEVTLKKGDIVSIDGSKAYATLNGEMIKSPVDYRKLKLVPGVNLISITSPSGTAFKSKITYTGRYDGI from the coding sequence ATGAGGAATAAAGGATATTGTGTTAGAGCCATCCGTAGTGATGGCTTAACATTTAATTATGAAAATGATGATTGGATGATGACATCGCTTGAGGGAGCAGAGTTTCCTCAAATTGAAGTATTTACCGAGGCTAAAGGAATAGGTGATGGTGATTTAATAACTGGGCGACGTAAAGGATCTAGAACGATAGAAGTTGCCACAGTTCCTAGAAATTATGATGATGGAAATTATCGAGAGCTACGTAGAGCGGCACTTTTCTTTCACAACCCAGCGTTTACCTATGATGTTGAAATAACATACATGGGAGATGTCAAAATAGCAAAAGGATGTGCAATTAAAGGACTGACATTTCCAACAGAAAGGTATCGAAAAAATGCATCGCTAAAAGTATCCTATCTATCGCCTTATGGCGAACTTTTTGCCGTTGGAGAAGAACAATCGAACTTATCTAGTGTAACAGCAAGATGGTCAGTTACAAGAGCTTATACATCAGGTAAGAAAATGTTGTACTCAACCGAAGATAGATCAGATAGTGTATTGATAGAATACGAGGGAACTGCAAAAACAAATCCTGTTATTAAAATCATAGCAGATGGTTATGTAAAAGACTTAGTTGTAAAAGTTGGAGATGCAACATGTGTTGCGGAAGTAACTTTGAAAAAGGGAGATATCGTAAGCATTGATGGTTCCAAAGCATACGCAACACTAAATGGTGAGATGATAAAGAGTCCTGTGGACTATAGGAAATTGAAGCTTGTGCCAGGTGTAAATTTGATATCGATAACATCACCGAGTGGAACAGCGTTCAAGTCTAAAATCACATATACAGGAAGGTATGATGGCATATGA
- a CDS encoding phage major capsid protein — protein sequence MAETLQMGTMFAPEVVADLFNKVKGHSTLAQLSGQIPVAFTGSDIFTFSMDSEVNLVGEGGKKGAGGIKAEPVKIVPLKVEYGARVSDEFMYASEEKQLDILTAFNDGYSKKIARGLDIMAMHGVNPRDKQASSLIGEKSFDTATGVTKVDYTAGTEEAVLETAAAAIGEYDVTGFALSKTFGSELAKIKVNGVPQYPEFRFGASPGALGGTACDVNSTVSFANKAVGYVGDFANGFKWGFAKDIPLEVIPYGDPDQTGKDLKAYNQVYLRAETYIGWGILDPSAFAKIIKKD from the coding sequence ATGGCAGAAACACTACAGATGGGAACAATGTTTGCACCAGAGGTGGTAGCAGACCTATTTAACAAAGTAAAGGGACACTCAACACTTGCTCAGCTATCGGGGCAGATTCCAGTGGCATTTACTGGAAGTGACATCTTCACATTTTCAATGGATAGCGAAGTAAATCTCGTTGGAGAAGGCGGAAAGAAGGGCGCAGGTGGAATTAAGGCTGAACCTGTTAAGATTGTACCGCTTAAAGTCGAGTACGGAGCTAGAGTGTCTGACGAATTCATGTATGCATCAGAGGAAAAGCAGCTCGATATCCTAACTGCGTTTAACGACGGTTATTCAAAGAAGATTGCACGTGGTCTTGACATCATGGCAATGCACGGAGTAAACCCTAGAGATAAGCAGGCATCTTCGCTAATCGGGGAAAAGAGCTTTGATACTGCAACAGGTGTTACAAAGGTAGATTATACAGCTGGAACTGAAGAGGCTGTGCTTGAAACAGCAGCTGCAGCAATCGGTGAGTATGATGTAACAGGATTTGCTCTATCAAAGACATTTGGAAGTGAGCTTGCAAAGATTAAGGTAAATGGAGTGCCACAGTATCCAGAGTTTAGATTTGGTGCTAGCCCTGGTGCTCTTGGTGGCACTGCGTGCGATGTAAACAGCACAGTTTCGTTTGCAAACAAGGCTGTTGGATACGTAGGAGATTTTGCAAATGGGTTTAAGTGGGGATTTGCTAAGGATATTCCACTAGAAGTTATCCCTTACGGTGATCCTGACCAGACAGGAAAGGACCTCAAGGCATACAACCAGGTGTACCTCAGAGCTGAGACTTATATCGGCTGGGGAATCCTAGATCCATCCGCGTTTGCTAAGATTATTAAGAAGGACTAG